The following proteins come from a genomic window of Nicotiana tomentosiformis chromosome 12, ASM39032v3, whole genome shotgun sequence:
- the LOC104109917 gene encoding uncharacterized protein At1g01500-like, with translation MENGHESLSNGKPADPGLQIIRHPSYQSCGKLSLSWLDIRVFYIRISNFMVDDSTPEYLTLNHIPLCPDTLLEVNGRRCSMYSEGASCLLRRDRVDKKSEEATFVSTDSIKLTRSVKFEVFNKDDLVLSGVLEMSNSNGFVGEAKNSVKRWNMNCESVMSAGTGFLKGKQIIGSEPLSPTIEVFITGCFSGTPIILTKSLQLNHRKKHNRKGMLDSIPEHETDEQHKDVSSGLDLQVEEYSKYEPESEEDYNSMYWRQTEYMDGEDGELSWFNAGVRVGVGIGLGICVGVGIGVGLLVRTYQTTTRNFRRRFV, from the exons ATGGAGAATGGTCATGAATCACTCAGCAATGGAAAACCAGCTGATCCTGGTCTCCAAATTATTAGGCACCCCTCTTACCAATCGTGTGGCAAATTATCATTATCTTGGTTAGATATAAGAGTTTTCTATATTAGAATCAGCAATTTTATGGTGGACGATTCGACCCCAGAATATCTTACTCTCAACCATATTCCTCTTTGTCCTGATACACTGCTTGAAGTCAATGGAAGAAGATGTTCCATGTATTCAGAAGGAGCATCTTGCCTCCTTCGAAGGGACCGGGTTGATAAGAAATCTGAAGAAGCTACATTTGTGAGCACGGATAGCATAAAGCTGACTCGAAGTGTGAAATTTGAGGTTTTCAATAAGGATGATCTTGTGCTCTCAGGGGTTTTAGAGATGTCCAATAGCAATGGCTTTGTTGGGGAGGCTAAAAACAGCGTCAAGAGATGGAATATGAATTGTGAATCAGTTATGAGTGCCGGCACTGGTTTTCTGAAGGGTAAACAAATTATAGGTTCTGAACCATTGTCACCAACGATTGAAGTCTTTATTACCGGTTGCTTCTCCGGCACACCTATCATCTTAACCAAGAGTCTGCAGCTCAATCACAGGAAGAAGCACAACAGGAAGGGTATGTTAGACTCAATTCCGGAGCATGAAACAGATGAGCAGCATAAAGATGTCTCATCTGGACTTGATCTTCAG GTTGAAGAGTATAGTAAATATGAACCAGAAAGCGAAGAAGACTACAATAGCATGTACTGGAGACAGACTGAATATATGGATGGTGAAGATGGAGAACTATCCTGGTTCAATGCCGGGGTCCGTGTTGGTGTAGGGATTGGCCTTGGCATTTGCGTAGGAGTTGGAATAGGAGTTGGTCTGTTAGTCCGCACCTACCAGACAACTACGCGAAACTTCAGAAGACGGTTTGTATGA